In Sphingomonas crocodyli, a genomic segment contains:
- a CDS encoding alpha/beta hydrolase — MESEHRRIEMRMKVDGGYEIAATLHRPAKVAAGAPLIVGLPGAGYARGYFDLPQAGYSQAEHLVARGTMLLAIDHLGAGDSSIPPHDVTTLEAVAAAGDQAVKRALADLRADAITPGVVIGCGQSMGGHIAVAMQAWHRSFDAIIVLGSGMLRTNVPDRPGTPPPVIPEGAEGAEISAALAAQVDWPWLFHWEDSAPDLVAADLACGMPVRHTASSWASTGIPGLAFNLTKPGKLLPLTAMVDVPVLVGMGERDVTLSPAEELATFTASDDLSAIRVRNMAHMHNFADTRMQLWRRIDAFVVQVAFN; from the coding sequence ATGGAGAGCGAACATCGGCGCATCGAAATGCGCATGAAGGTCGACGGCGGTTATGAGATCGCCGCGACCCTGCATCGGCCCGCTAAGGTCGCCGCCGGCGCGCCGTTGATCGTCGGCCTGCCCGGCGCGGGCTATGCGCGCGGCTATTTCGATCTGCCGCAGGCCGGATATAGTCAGGCCGAACATCTGGTGGCGCGCGGCACGATGCTGCTCGCGATCGATCATTTGGGCGCGGGAGACAGCAGCATCCCGCCCCACGATGTGACTACGCTCGAGGCCGTCGCAGCGGCGGGCGATCAGGCGGTGAAACGGGCGTTGGCCGATCTGCGTGCGGACGCGATCACACCCGGCGTCGTGATCGGCTGCGGCCAGTCGATGGGCGGGCATATCGCCGTCGCTATGCAGGCGTGGCACCGCAGCTTCGATGCGATCATCGTGCTCGGATCGGGCATGCTGCGCACCAATGTGCCCGACCGTCCCGGCACGCCGCCGCCCGTTATTCCGGAAGGCGCCGAGGGTGCCGAAATCTCCGCCGCACTGGCCGCGCAGGTCGATTGGCCGTGGCTGTTCCATTGGGAAGACTCCGCGCCCGATCTGGTCGCCGCCGATCTCGCCTGTGGCATGCCGGTGCGCCACACCGCCTCATCCTGGGCCAGCACCGGCATACCCGGCCTCGCCTTCAACCTCACCAAGCCGGGCAAGCTGCTGCCGCTCACCGCGATGGTCGACGTCCCCGTCCTTGTCGGCATGGGCGAACGCGACGTCACCCTCTCCCCCGCCGAGGAACTCGCTACCTTCACGGCGAGCGACGATCTCTCGGCCATCCGCGTCCGCAACATGGCGCACATGCACAACTTCGCCGACACGCGGATGCAGCTATGGCGCCGGATCGATGCGTTCGTGGTGCAGGTGGCCTTCAACTAA
- a CDS encoding leucyl aminopeptidase family protein, whose protein sequence is MTDFAALLQPDRGQTAHELTPVTEKGFDDWLKAQPATVRTLAAAARFKAKPGELLIVPTGDSWSGAFGAAKKDGPWSLAAITAKLPEGTYRIAGDGPGAGAFGWLLSHHRFDRYLAKPDPIAQRILLTPDVAQVAETVALAEATALVRDLVDTPAADMGPAELAAAAEAVAKKHGADIRITRGDDLTTGYPMIAAVGRAAIRERAPRLVELEWGNPAHPRLAIVGKGIVFDSGGLDIKPPSAMLAMKKDMGGAAHAIALAGLVMGARLPVRLHLLIPIAENAIAGDAFRPGDILKSRKGLSVEIGNTDAEGRLVLGDALTRAGEDKPALILDFATLTGAARVALGPDLPGLFANDDALAADLLAASEAVSDPMWRLPLWGDYADMLKSTVADINNAGEGGFAGATTAALFLQRFVPEGTPWAHLDTFAWRPSPKPGRPKGGEALGLRAAFAMLKTRFAAG, encoded by the coding sequence ATGACCGATTTCGCCGCCCTTCTGCAGCCCGATCGCGGGCAGACCGCCCACGAACTCACCCCCGTCACCGAAAAGGGTTTTGACGACTGGCTGAAGGCGCAGCCCGCGACCGTCCGCACCCTCGCCGCCGCCGCGCGGTTCAAGGCGAAACCCGGCGAATTGCTGATCGTCCCTACGGGCGACAGCTGGTCCGGCGCGTTCGGCGCGGCGAAGAAGGACGGGCCGTGGAGCCTTGCCGCCATCACCGCGAAACTGCCCGAGGGCACCTATCGCATCGCGGGTGACGGCCCCGGTGCGGGCGCGTTCGGCTGGCTGCTGAGCCACCACCGCTTCGATCGCTATCTCGCCAAGCCCGATCCGATCGCGCAGCGCATCCTGCTTACCCCCGACGTCGCGCAGGTGGCGGAGACGGTGGCGCTGGCCGAGGCGACCGCGCTCGTCCGCGATCTGGTCGACACGCCCGCCGCCGACATGGGGCCGGCCGAACTCGCCGCCGCCGCCGAAGCGGTCGCGAAGAAGCATGGCGCCGATATCCGCATCACGCGCGGCGACGATCTGACCACCGGCTATCCGATGATCGCCGCGGTCGGCCGCGCCGCGATCCGCGAACGCGCGCCCCGGCTCGTCGAACTCGAATGGGGCAATCCCGCCCATCCCCGCCTCGCGATCGTCGGCAAGGGGATCGTGTTCGATTCGGGCGGTCTCGACATCAAGCCGCCCTCGGCGATGCTCGCGATGAAAAAGGATATGGGCGGCGCGGCGCATGCCATCGCGCTTGCGGGCCTCGTCATGGGCGCGCGCCTGCCCGTCCGCCTGCACCTGCTGATCCCGATCGCGGAAAATGCCATTGCGGGCGACGCCTTCCGCCCCGGCGACATCCTGAAAAGCCGCAAGGGCCTGTCGGTCGAGATCGGCAATACCGATGCCGAAGGTCGCCTCGTGCTGGGCGACGCACTCACCCGCGCGGGCGAGGACAAGCCTGCGCTCATCCTCGATTTCGCCACGCTCACCGGCGCCGCCCGCGTTGCACTCGGCCCCGATCTGCCCGGCCTGTTCGCCAATGACGACGCGCTCGCCGCCGATCTGCTCGCGGCGTCGGAGGCGGTGAGCGACCCGATGTGGCGCCTGCCCTTGTGGGGCGACTATGCCGACATGCTGAAATCCACCGTGGCCGACATCAACAATGCGGGCGAAGGCGGCTTTGCGGGGGCGACCACCGCCGCCCTCTTCCTCCAGCGTTTCGTTCCCGAAGGCACGCCCTGGGCGCATCTCGACACCTTCGCATGGCGCCCTTCGCCCAAGCCCGGTCGCCCCAAGGGCGGCGAGGCGCTTGGCCTGCGCGCGGCTTTCGCCATGCTCAAAACACGTTTCGCCGCCGGATAG
- a CDS encoding MarR family winged helix-turn-helix transcriptional regulator: MRALVSYVRSGEPDLTNRQMALMLITYITPGPHTVRGLAQQLNVSKPVITRALNTLGSLGYLRRERDDSDRRNIFVAKTEQGAAFLDTFGKSLDFDKAGSR; encoded by the coding sequence ATGCGCGCACTCGTATCCTACGTCCGTTCGGGTGAGCCCGATCTCACCAATCGCCAGATGGCGTTGATGCTGATCACCTACATAACCCCCGGCCCCCACACGGTGCGCGGCCTCGCGCAGCAGCTCAACGTGTCGAAGCCCGTCATCACGCGCGCCTTGAATACCCTAGGGTCGCTCGGCTATCTGCGCCGCGAACGCGACGATAGCGACAGGCGTAACATCTTCGTCGCCAAGACCGAGCAAGGGGCCGCATTTCTTGACACTTTCGGCAAGTCCCTCGATTTCGACAAGGCCGGCAGCCGCTGA
- a CDS encoding NlpC/P60 family protein, with protein sequence MTLSASPSISTRPAAADAAADGKRVTRSFHLDGPTITLDRRVNAFRPDIADVALAGSLFASHYAAPMPRACAAPAAMMRNAADPKAEAVSQILHGEGFAVLDLAQGWAWGYSLHDHYVGYVAASALGAPVAADHVVMAREAIVFAGPSIKTAALATLPFASKLSGTIDGNFLALAEGGFVHARHVAPLDQRASDPVAIAEALLGAPYLWGGRGGGGIDCSGLVQIALAASGVTAPRDTDQQRTQTGDELPEEARLRRGDLIYFPGHVGMMVDEERLIHANAHWMAVTVEPLADVTARLKPDHDRPILSRRRLPQ encoded by the coding sequence TTGACACTTTCGGCAAGTCCCTCGATTTCGACAAGGCCGGCAGCCGCTGATGCAGCTGCCGATGGGAAGCGCGTAACCCGCAGCTTCCACCTCGATGGCCCGACGATCACGCTCGATCGTCGGGTCAACGCCTTCCGGCCCGACATCGCCGATGTCGCCCTCGCCGGATCGTTGTTCGCGTCGCATTATGCCGCGCCCATGCCGCGCGCCTGCGCCGCGCCCGCCGCGATGATGCGCAACGCCGCCGATCCCAAGGCCGAGGCGGTGTCGCAAATCCTGCATGGCGAAGGTTTCGCGGTGCTCGATCTCGCGCAAGGCTGGGCCTGGGGCTATTCGCTCCACGATCACTATGTCGGCTATGTCGCGGCATCGGCGCTGGGCGCGCCCGTCGCCGCCGATCATGTCGTGATGGCGCGGGAGGCGATCGTCTTCGCCGGCCCCTCGATCAAGACCGCCGCCCTTGCTACCCTCCCCTTCGCATCGAAGCTCAGCGGCACGATCGACGGCAATTTCCTGGCGCTGGCGGAGGGCGGCTTCGTCCACGCCCGCCACGTCGCTCCGCTCGACCAGCGCGCCAGTGATCCGGTCGCGATCGCCGAAGCTCTGCTCGGCGCACCCTATCTGTGGGGTGGCCGGGGTGGCGGCGGGATCGATTGTTCGGGCCTCGTCCAGATCGCGCTCGCGGCGAGCGGCGTCACCGCCCCGCGCGACACCGACCAGCAACGCACCCAGACCGGCGACGAATTGCCGGAGGAGGCCCGCCTCCGACGGGGCGACCTGATCTATTTCCCCGGCCATGTCGGCATGATGGTCGACGAGGAACGGCTGATCCACGCCAACGCGCACTGGATGGCTGTCACCGTCGAGCCGCTTGCCGATGTTACGGCCCGCCTGAAACCCGATCATGACCGGCCGATATTGAGCCGGCGGAGACTGCCCCAATGA
- the argC gene encoding N-acetyl-gamma-glutamyl-phosphate reductase translates to MTFKVFIDGAAGTTGLEIADRLAGRTDIAILKIADDRRKDPAARAEALNAADAVILCLPDDAAREAVSLIDNGTTRIIDASTAHRTAADWAYGFAELEPEARAKIAGSTRISNPGCYPTGFLALIRPLVRAGLLPADTPVSVNALSGYSGGGKSMIAMFEDPNDPAATDTAARAYALSLGHKHVPEMQGHAGLAHPPIFAPTVVRTYRGMLVEVPLHLHLLPGAVTGDKIRDTLADAYAGSRIVRVVRDNPSFLTIEQAAGTDRLELYVYADEKNGQARLIAALDNLGKGAGGAAVQNLNIALGLDEAEGLIL, encoded by the coding sequence ATGACCTTCAAGGTCTTCATCGACGGTGCCGCGGGCACCACCGGACTCGAAATCGCCGACCGGCTTGCCGGCCGCACCGACATCGCGATCCTCAAGATCGCCGACGATCGCCGCAAGGATCCCGCCGCGCGTGCCGAGGCGCTCAACGCCGCCGACGCGGTGATCCTGTGCCTGCCCGACGATGCGGCGCGCGAGGCCGTGTCGCTGATCGACAACGGCACGACGCGCATCATCGACGCATCGACCGCGCACCGCACCGCCGCCGACTGGGCCTATGGCTTTGCCGAGCTGGAGCCGGAGGCGCGCGCGAAGATTGCGGGGTCGACCCGCATCTCGAACCCCGGCTGCTACCCCACCGGTTTCCTCGCGCTCATCCGCCCGCTCGTCCGCGCGGGGCTGCTGCCCGCCGACACGCCGGTCAGCGTCAACGCGCTGTCGGGCTATTCGGGCGGCGGTAAATCGATGATCGCGATGTTCGAGGATCCGAACGATCCCGCCGCGACCGACACGGCCGCGCGCGCCTACGCCCTCTCGCTCGGCCACAAGCATGTGCCCGAAATGCAGGGCCATGCCGGCCTCGCCCACCCGCCGATCTTCGCGCCGACGGTGGTGCGCACCTATCGCGGCATGCTCGTCGAAGTGCCGCTGCACCTCCATCTGCTCCCCGGCGCCGTCACTGGCGACAAGATCCGCGACACGCTGGCTGATGCCTATGCGGGCAGCCGGATCGTGCGCGTTGTGCGCGACAACCCGTCCTTCCTGACGATCGAGCAGGCGGCGGGCACCGACCGGCTCGAACTCTATGTCTATGCCGATGAAAAAAACGGCCAGGCCCGCCTGATCGCCGCGCTCGACAATCTGGGCAAGGGCGCTGGTGGCGCCGCCGTCCAGAACCTCAACATCGCGCTGGGCCTCGACGAAGCCGAAGGGCTGATCCTCTAA
- a CDS encoding sugar transporter, whose translation MAKSAVPIWFWILTILLLLWDLMGVAAFCMQYMMGPTELAQLPPDQREAFSSMPSWAWAAYGIGTIGGALGSLFLLFRMKLAQPLYIVSLVAVLAQFGWTFFGYGMINDPAVAMKAAFPVVIIVLAIFQLWFAGFAIKRGWIN comes from the coding sequence ATGGCCAAGTCTGCCGTTCCGATCTGGTTCTGGATCCTCACCATCCTGCTGTTGCTTTGGGATTTGATGGGCGTCGCTGCCTTCTGCATGCAGTATATGATGGGCCCGACCGAACTGGCGCAATTGCCGCCCGATCAGCGCGAAGCCTTCTCGTCGATGCCGTCCTGGGCCTGGGCCGCTTACGGCATCGGTACGATCGGCGGGGCGCTCGGCTCGCTGTTCCTGCTGTTCCGCATGAAACTCGCGCAGCCGCTCTACATCGTCTCGCTGGTCGCGGTTCTGGCCCAGTTTGGCTGGACCTTCTTCGGCTATGGAATGATCAACGACCCGGCTGTCGCGATGAAGGCGGCCTTCCCGGTGGTGATTATCGTCCTGGCGATCTTCCAGCTCTGGTTCGCGGGGTTCGCGATCAAGCGGGGTTGGATCAACTAA
- the mltG gene encoding endolytic transglycosylase MltG: MIRRLLAVLLLLAVVGGGAALWISRGWWGEGPADRPTTVMVEKGGTLASAARALEKAGAIRSTTNFLRFARRFGPDKPIRAGEFEIPARASGAEILDILQNGKPIQHLVTVPEGMPSILVYERLNAEADLTGQIDVPAEGSILPDSYSFERGEPRAAVLARMQTAMRDALAEEWKAKKPTTVAKTPQETIILASIVEKETAVASERPMVAAVYSNRVREGMKLQADPTVIYPITKGKPLGRRIRRSELNAVNGYNTYASPGLPAGPIANPSRAAIAAVLNPAKSTALYFVADGKGGHVFADTLAEHNRNVQRFYALRRQRGEM, from the coding sequence ATGATCCGCCGCCTTCTCGCCGTCCTGCTCCTGCTGGCGGTGGTCGGCGGCGGCGCGGCGCTGTGGATTTCGCGCGGCTGGTGGGGCGAAGGCCCCGCCGACCGGCCGACGACCGTGATGGTCGAAAAAGGCGGCACGCTCGCGTCCGCCGCCCGCGCACTGGAGAAGGCGGGGGCGATCCGATCGACCACCAACTTCCTGCGCTTCGCGCGCCGCTTCGGCCCCGACAAGCCGATCCGCGCGGGCGAGTTCGAGATTCCGGCGCGCGCGAGCGGGGCGGAAATCCTCGACATCTTGCAGAATGGCAAGCCGATCCAGCATTTGGTGACGGTGCCCGAAGGGATGCCGTCGATCCTGGTTTACGAGCGGCTGAATGCCGAGGCGGACCTGACCGGCCAGATCGACGTGCCCGCCGAGGGATCGATCCTGCCCGACAGCTACAGCTTCGAACGGGGCGAGCCGCGCGCTGCCGTCCTCGCCCGGATGCAGACTGCGATGCGCGATGCGCTGGCCGAGGAATGGAAGGCGAAGAAGCCGACCACGGTCGCCAAGACGCCGCAGGAGACGATCATCCTCGCGTCGATCGTCGAGAAGGAAACGGCGGTCGCCTCCGAAAGGCCGATGGTCGCCGCGGTCTATTCGAACCGTGTGCGCGAAGGCATGAAGCTGCAGGCCGATCCGACCGTCATCTACCCGATCACCAAGGGTAAGCCGCTGGGCCGCCGCATCCGCCGATCGGAGCTGAACGCGGTCAACGGATACAACACCTATGCGTCGCCGGGGCTGCCGGCCGGGCCGATCGCGAATCCCAGCCGCGCGGCGATCGCGGCGGTGCTGAACCCCGCCAAGAGCACCGCGCTCTATTTCGTCGCGGATGGCAAGGGTGGGCACGTCTTCGCCGACACGCTGGCCGAGCATAACCGCAACGTGCAGCGCTTCTACGCGCTGCGCCGCCAGCGCGGCGAGATGTGA
- the fabF gene encoding beta-ketoacyl-ACP synthase II, with protein MRRVVVTGLGLVTPLGADVETTWANILAGKSGAGQITRFDTEGQKCTIACEVKPADHEYGFDPNKRVDHKIQRQVDPFIIYGIDAAGQALEDAGLTEMTEEESYRAGLSIGSGIGGLPGIASESLVCENKGPTRVSPHFVHGRLINLISGQVSIKYGLRGPNHAVVTACSTGAHAIGDAARMIAMDDADVMLAGGAEGAICPLGIAGFAQAKALSTRNDDPEAASRPYDKGRDGFVMGEGAGVVVLEEYEHAKARGAKIYAEVIGYGLSGDAYHVTAPHPEGSGAYRSMEMALKKSGLKPEDIDYINAHGTSTPLGDELEAGAVRRLFGDALKTVSMSSTKSAIGHLLGGAGAVESIFCILAIRDQIVPPTLNLVDPSEGLEDFDLVPLKAKKRKVKAVLNNSFGFGGTNASLIMKAVEA; from the coding sequence ATGCGCCGCGTGGTCGTAACCGGACTGGGACTCGTGACGCCGCTGGGCGCGGACGTCGAGACGACCTGGGCCAATATCCTCGCCGGAAAGTCCGGCGCGGGGCAGATCACCCGCTTCGACACCGAGGGGCAGAAATGCACCATCGCGTGCGAGGTGAAGCCTGCCGACCATGAATATGGCTTCGATCCGAACAAGCGCGTCGATCACAAGATCCAGCGCCAGGTCGATCCCTTCATCATCTACGGCATCGATGCCGCGGGTCAGGCGCTGGAAGATGCCGGCCTGACCGAGATGACCGAAGAGGAAAGCTATCGCGCGGGCCTGTCGATCGGGTCGGGCATTGGCGGCCTTCCGGGCATCGCCAGCGAATCGCTGGTCTGCGAGAATAAGGGGCCGACGCGCGTTTCGCCGCACTTCGTCCACGGCCGCCTGATCAACCTGATCTCGGGCCAGGTCTCGATCAAATACGGGCTGCGCGGCCCGAACCATGCGGTCGTCACCGCCTGTTCGACCGGCGCGCATGCGATCGGCGATGCCGCGCGGATGATCGCGATGGACGATGCCGACGTGATGCTGGCAGGCGGCGCCGAGGGCGCGATCTGCCCGCTGGGCATTGCCGGCTTTGCGCAGGCCAAGGCGCTGTCGACCCGCAACGACGATCCCGAAGCGGCCTCGCGCCCCTACGACAAGGGCCGCGACGGCTTCGTGATGGGCGAAGGCGCGGGCGTGGTGGTGCTCGAGGAATATGAGCATGCCAAGGCGCGCGGCGCGAAGATCTATGCCGAGGTGATCGGCTATGGCCTGTCGGGTGACGCCTATCACGTCACGGCGCCGCATCCCGAAGGTTCGGGCGCGTATCGTTCGATGGAAATGGCGCTCAAGAAGTCGGGCCTGAAGCCGGAAGACATCGACTATATCAACGCGCACGGCACCTCGACCCCGCTGGGCGACGAGCTGGAGGCGGGCGCCGTCCGTCGTCTGTTCGGCGACGCGCTCAAGACCGTGTCGATGTCGTCGACCAAGTCGGCGATCGGCCACCTTCTGGGCGGCGCGGGCGCGGTCGAATCGATCTTCTGCATCCTCGCGATCCGCGACCAGATCGTGCCGCCGACGCTCAACCTGGTCGATCCGAGCGAGGGGCTGGAGGATTTCGATCTCGTTCCGCTCAAGGCCAAGAAGCGCAAGGTGAAGGCCGTGCTGAACAATTCGTTCGGCTTCGGCGGCACCAATGCCAGCCTGATCATGAAGGCCGTTGAAGCGTAA
- a CDS encoding acyl carrier protein, with product MSETAERVKKIVVEHLGVEAEKVTEEASFIDDLGADSLDIVELVMAFEEEFGVEIPDDAAEKITTVKDAIAYIDANKD from the coding sequence ATGAGCGAGACCGCCGAGCGCGTTAAGAAGATCGTCGTCGAGCATCTCGGCGTCGAAGCCGAGAAGGTCACCGAAGAGGCGAGCTTCATCGACGATCTGGGCGCCGACAGCCTCGACATCGTCGAGCTGGTCATGGCGTTCGAAGAGGAATTCGGTGTCGAAATCCCCGACGATGCGGCTGAAAAGATCACGACCGTGAAGGACGCGATCGCCTACATCGACGCCAACAAGGACTAA
- the fabG gene encoding 3-oxoacyl-[acyl-carrier-protein] reductase has translation MFDLTGMTALVTGASGGIGSSIAKALVAQGAKVALSGTSEEKLKAVAAEIGGDTVILPCNLGDAAAVDALVPQAVEALGGKLDILVNNAGVTRDNLIMRMKDDEWDQVISVNLEAAFRLIRAATKPMMKARHGRVITITSIVGTTGNPGQANYAASKAGLVGMSKALAQELASRNVTVNCVAPGFIRSAMTDVLPDAQKDALLTKIPAGKLGEGDDIAAAVVYLASREAAYVTGQTLHVNGGMAMI, from the coding sequence ATGTTTGATCTGACGGGAATGACCGCGCTGGTGACCGGCGCTTCGGGCGGGATCGGTTCGTCGATCGCAAAGGCGCTGGTGGCGCAGGGCGCGAAGGTCGCGCTGTCGGGCACGAGCGAGGAAAAGCTGAAGGCCGTCGCGGCCGAAATCGGTGGCGACACCGTGATCCTGCCGTGCAACCTGGGCGATGCCGCCGCGGTCGACGCGCTGGTGCCGCAGGCGGTCGAGGCGCTGGGCGGGAAGCTCGACATCCTCGTCAACAATGCGGGCGTGACGCGCGACAACCTGATCATGCGGATGAAGGATGACGAGTGGGATCAGGTGATCTCGGTCAATCTGGAAGCCGCTTTCCGCCTGATCCGTGCGGCGACCAAGCCGATGATGAAGGCACGCCACGGCCGCGTCATCACGATCACGTCGATCGTCGGCACCACCGGCAATCCGGGGCAGGCCAACTATGCCGCGTCGAAGGCGGGCCTTGTCGGCATGTCGAAGGCGCTGGCGCAGGAACTGGCCAGCCGCAACGTGACCGTCAACTGCGTCGCCCCCGGCTTCATCCGTTCGGCGATGACCGACGTGCTGCCCGACGCGCAGAAGGACGCGCTGCTCACCAAGATTCCGGCGGGCAAGCTGGGCGAGGGCGACGACATTGCCGCCGCCGTCGTCTATCTCGCCAGCCGCGAGGCGGCCTACGTCACCGGCCAGACGCTGCACGTCAACGGCGGTATGGCGATGATCTGA
- the fabD gene encoding ACP S-malonyltransferase gives MRAFIFPGQGSQAVGMGKALADASPVAREVFQEVDDALGQNLFRLMVEGPADELTLTENAQPAIMANAIATLRVLQKDGGISLADKAAFVAGHSLGEYSALCAADAFDLATTAKLLKLRGQSMQAAVPVGVGAMAVFLGLDFEGARQVAEEAAQDQVCQAANDNSNRQVVVSGHKEAVERAIEIAKAKGARRAMLLPVSAPFHCALMQPAADAMAAAFRDNHAQAPLVPVYANVTAAPTADPAEIVRLLVDQVTGTVRWRESVAAMAAGGVDQFIEFGGKVVGPMVKDITDQATATSVVTMADIEALAASL, from the coding sequence ATGCGCGCATTCATTTTTCCCGGACAGGGCAGCCAGGCCGTCGGCATGGGCAAGGCGCTGGCCGATGCCAGCCCGGTCGCGCGCGAAGTGTTTCAGGAGGTCGACGACGCTCTCGGCCAGAACCTGTTCCGCCTGATGGTGGAAGGTCCGGCCGACGAACTGACGCTGACCGAAAACGCCCAGCCCGCGATCATGGCGAACGCGATCGCCACGCTGCGCGTGCTGCAGAAGGACGGCGGGATCAGCCTGGCCGACAAGGCTGCGTTCGTGGCTGGGCACTCGCTGGGCGAATATAGCGCGCTGTGCGCGGCCGATGCGTTCGATCTGGCGACCACGGCGAAGCTGCTGAAGCTGCGTGGCCAGTCGATGCAGGCGGCGGTGCCGGTGGGCGTCGGCGCGATGGCGGTGTTTCTGGGTCTCGATTTCGAAGGTGCGCGCCAGGTGGCCGAGGAGGCTGCGCAGGATCAGGTCTGTCAGGCCGCCAACGACAACAGCAACCGGCAGGTCGTGGTTTCGGGGCACAAGGAAGCCGTCGAGCGCGCGATCGAGATCGCCAAGGCCAAGGGCGCGCGCCGCGCGATGCTGCTGCCCGTATCCGCGCCTTTCCACTGCGCGCTGATGCAGCCGGCGGCCGATGCGATGGCCGCCGCGTTCCGCGACAATCATGCGCAGGCGCCCTTGGTGCCCGTCTATGCCAACGTCACCGCCGCGCCGACCGCCGATCCGGCCGAGATCGTTCGCCTGCTCGTCGATCAGGTGACGGGCACGGTGCGCTGGCGCGAAAGCGTCGCCGCGATGGCGGCGGGCGGCGTCGATCAGTTCATCGAGTTTGGCGGCAAGGTCGTCGGCCCGATGGTCAAGGACATCACCGACCAGGCGACCGCGACCAGCGTCGTCACGATGGCCGATATCGAGGCGCTGGCCGCGTCGTTGTAA
- a CDS encoding prephenate dehydratase: MQNYPAPAQALVARMTAEAAADTSRAVAFQGAPGANSHRAVLEAFPDALPLPCFSFEDAIDAVREGRADCAVIPIENSLNGRVADMHFLLPESGLVITGEHFMPIRHTLMAIPGHATITEVMSHSQALGQCRHWLRGQGMTPIAYPDTAGAAAAVAEARDAHVGALAPRLSAELYGLDVVAEDVADAEDNTTRFVVLALNGPDTQPGNGPVMTSFLFEVKNIPAALYKALGGFATNGVNMTKLESYQRGATFSATEFYADIEGHPDEAPVRRALEELAFHTKWVRVLGTYPQARARILG; this comes from the coding sequence ATGCAGAATTATCCCGCCCCCGCGCAGGCGCTCGTCGCGCGCATGACCGCCGAAGCCGCCGCCGATACGAGTCGGGCGGTCGCCTTTCAGGGCGCGCCGGGCGCCAATTCGCATCGCGCGGTGCTCGAAGCCTTTCCCGACGCGCTGCCTTTGCCGTGCTTCAGCTTCGAAGATGCGATCGATGCGGTGCGCGAAGGCCGGGCCGATTGCGCGGTGATTCCGATCGAAAATTCGCTGAACGGCCGCGTCGCCGACATGCATTTCCTGCTGCCGGAATCGGGCCTGGTCATCACCGGCGAACATTTCATGCCGATCCGCCACACGCTGATGGCGATTCCCGGCCATGCGACGATCACCGAGGTGATGAGCCATTCGCAGGCGCTGGGCCAGTGCCGCCACTGGCTGCGCGGGCAGGGGATGACGCCGATCGCCTATCCCGACACGGCAGGTGCCGCCGCTGCGGTGGCCGAGGCGCGCGACGCGCATGTCGGCGCGCTGGCGCCGCGCCTGTCGGCCGAACTGTACGGGCTGGACGTGGTGGCCGAAGACGTCGCCGATGCGGAGGACAATACGACCCGCTTCGTCGTCCTCGCGCTCAACGGGCCGGATACGCAGCCGGGCAACGGCCCGGTGATGACCAGTTTCCTGTTCGAGGTGAAGAATATCCCGGCCGCGCTCTACAAGGCGCTGGGCGGCTTCGCGACCAACGGGGTCAATATGACCAAGCTGGAAAGCTACCAGCGCGGGGCGACCTTCTCCGCGACCGAATTCTACGCCGATATCGAAGGCCATCCCGACGAGGCGCCGGTGCGCCGCGCGCTGGAGGAACTGGCGTTCCACACCAAGTGGGTGCGCGTGCTGGGCACCTATCCGCAGGCGCGGGCGCGAATCCTCGGATAA
- a CDS encoding c-type cytochrome, with translation MDDRANTLAGWALAGGIAALGLSILSGEYFHAERPEKMGYVVEGVEEEGAEGGAAAEKPIEFYLASADPAKGADVFKKCAACHNANNGGPNALGPNLWHVLGEPVGKGRGFAFSDALAGKGGNWNWQNLSDWLKSPKAFAPGTKMTFAGLSKPEDRANVIAYLNQQSPSPLPMPAAPAEDAAPAPAEGGDNATAPAEGGNEAAPAE, from the coding sequence ATGGACGATCGCGCGAATACACTGGCCGGCTGGGCGCTTGCGGGCGGCATTGCGGCCCTGGGCCTCTCCATCCTGTCGGGTGAATATTTCCACGCCGAGCGGCCCGAAAAGATGGGCTATGTCGTCGAAGGCGTCGAGGAAGAGGGCGCTGAGGGCGGCGCCGCTGCCGAAAAGCCGATCGAATTCTACCTCGCCAGCGCCGATCCGGCCAAGGGCGCCGACGTGTTCAAGAAGTGCGCGGCCTGCCACAACGCGAACAATGGCGGCCCGAACGCTCTGGGGCCGAACCTGTGGCATGTGCTGGGTGAGCCGGTCGGCAAGGGCCGCGGCTTCGCCTTCTCGGATGCGCTGGCCGGCAAGGGCGGCAACTGGAACTGGCAGAATCTCAGCGACTGGCTCAAGAGCCCGAAGGCGTTCGCGCCGGGCACGAAGATGACCTTCGCGGGCCTTTCGAAGCCGGAAGATCGCGCCAACGTCATCGCCTATCTGAACCAGCAGTCGCCCAGCCCGCTGCCGATGCCGGCGGCTCCTGCGGAAGACGCAGCCCCCGCTCCGGCCGAAGGCGGCGACAACGCCACGGCCCCGGCCGAGGGTGGCAACGAGGCGGCCCCGGCCGAATAA